In Carya illinoinensis cultivar Pawnee chromosome 7, C.illinoinensisPawnee_v1, whole genome shotgun sequence, the following are encoded in one genomic region:
- the LOC122316065 gene encoding desiccation-related protein PCC13-62-like isoform X1: MARRTTAFFTALIFLVSVLKPSLVVKAITAKNPDCEPIVASDTDRIQFALNLEFLEAEFFLRGAIGIGLDGIAPSLANGGPPPIGARKANLDPLVARIIEEFGYQEVGHLRAIITRTGGIPRPQLDLGVQNFAKVFDDAVGFKLIPAFDPYADTNRYLLASYVIPYVGLVGYVGTIPNLNRGTSRSLVASLLGVEAGQDAVIRTLLYERANQTVRPYNLTVAEFTNRISELRNKLAACGIKDEGILVPLSLGAENRTNSNILSADPNSLSYARTPPEILRIVYGSGSEYKPGGFFPNGGGGDIAKRLVAIPICNFETVPQMSKAHEL; this comes from the exons ATGGCCAGACGTACTACTGCTTTCTTCACTGCTCTTATCTTTCTGGTTTCGGTACTGAAACCCAGCCTGGTGGTCAAGGCCATTACTGCTAAAAATCCCGATTGCGAACCAATCGTCGCCAGTGATACTGACCGGATTCAGTTTGCTCTCAATCTTGAGTTCCTCGAAGCAGAGTTTTTCTTGCGTGGTGCAATTGGTATTGGACTTGACGGCATCGCTCCATCTCTGGCTAACGGTGGTCCTCCTCCGATCGGTGCTAGGAAGGCCAATCTCGACCCTCTAGTCGCTAGAATAATCGAGGAGTTCGGTTATCAAGAAGTTGGTCATCTCAG GGCTATAATTACTAGAACAGGAGGGATTCCAAGGCCGCAGCTGGATCTCGGCGTTCAGAATTTTGCAAAAGTATTTGATGATGCAGTCGGTTTCAAATTGATCCCTGCATTTGACCCTTACGCTGACACAAACCGCTATCTCTTAGCATCATATGTGATCCCCTATGTAGGATTAGTGGGTTATGTTGGCACCATTCCAAATCTTAACAGAGGAACTTCTCGAAGT TTGGTTGCTTCGCTTCTGGGCGTGGAGGCAGGACAGGATGCGGTCATAAGAACACTACTGTACGAGAGAGCCAACCAAACTGTGCGGCCATACAACCTTACGGTGGCCGAATTCACAAACCGTATCTCAGAGCTTAGGAACAAGCTGGCCGCGTGTGGCATCAAAGACGAAGGCATCCTGGTTCCTCTATCTCTTGGAGCAGAGAATCGTACGAACAGTAACATCCTGTCTGCTGATCCTAATTCTCTTTCGTATGCTCGGACGCCACCGGAGATATTAAGGATAGTGTACGGAAGTGGCAGTGAGTATAAACCTGGTGGGTTTTTCCCTAATGGTGGAGGTGGGGACATTGCAAAGAG
- the LOC122316065 gene encoding desiccation-related protein PCC13-62-like isoform X2 yields MARRTTAFFTALIFLVSVLKPSLVVKAITAKNPDCEPIVASDTDRIQFALNLEFLEAEFFLRGAIGIGLDGIAPSLANGGPPPIGARKANLDPLVARIIEEFGYQEVGHLRAIITRTGGIPRPQLDLGVQNFAKVFDDAVGFKLIPAFDPYADTNRYLLASYVIPYVGLVGYVGTIPNLNRGTSRSLVASLLGVEAGQDAVIRTLLYERANQTVRPYNLTVAEFTNRISELRNKLAACGIKDEGILVPLSLGAENRTNSNILSADPNSLSYARTPPEILRIVYGSGSEYKPGGFFPNGGGGDIAKRVQLDVECF; encoded by the exons ATGGCCAGACGTACTACTGCTTTCTTCACTGCTCTTATCTTTCTGGTTTCGGTACTGAAACCCAGCCTGGTGGTCAAGGCCATTACTGCTAAAAATCCCGATTGCGAACCAATCGTCGCCAGTGATACTGACCGGATTCAGTTTGCTCTCAATCTTGAGTTCCTCGAAGCAGAGTTTTTCTTGCGTGGTGCAATTGGTATTGGACTTGACGGCATCGCTCCATCTCTGGCTAACGGTGGTCCTCCTCCGATCGGTGCTAGGAAGGCCAATCTCGACCCTCTAGTCGCTAGAATAATCGAGGAGTTCGGTTATCAAGAAGTTGGTCATCTCAG GGCTATAATTACTAGAACAGGAGGGATTCCAAGGCCGCAGCTGGATCTCGGCGTTCAGAATTTTGCAAAAGTATTTGATGATGCAGTCGGTTTCAAATTGATCCCTGCATTTGACCCTTACGCTGACACAAACCGCTATCTCTTAGCATCATATGTGATCCCCTATGTAGGATTAGTGGGTTATGTTGGCACCATTCCAAATCTTAACAGAGGAACTTCTCGAAGT TTGGTTGCTTCGCTTCTGGGCGTGGAGGCAGGACAGGATGCGGTCATAAGAACACTACTGTACGAGAGAGCCAACCAAACTGTGCGGCCATACAACCTTACGGTGGCCGAATTCACAAACCGTATCTCAGAGCTTAGGAACAAGCTGGCCGCGTGTGGCATCAAAGACGAAGGCATCCTGGTTCCTCTATCTCTTGGAGCAGAGAATCGTACGAACAGTAACATCCTGTCTGCTGATCCTAATTCTCTTTCGTATGCTCGGACGCCACCGGAGATATTAAGGATAGTGTACGGAAGTGGCAGTGAGTATAAACCTGGTGGGTTTTTCCCTAATGGTGGAGGTGGGGACATTGCAAAGAG
- the LOC122316795 gene encoding desiccation-related protein PCC13-62-like — MAVRTPSFFTALIFLVSVLKPSLVVKAITAENPDCGPIAASDTDLIQFALNLEFLEAEFFLNGAIGSGLDSIAPSLANGGPPPIGARKANLDPLVARITEEFGYQEVGHLRAIITRIGAIPRPQLDLSVQIFGKLFDDAVGFKLIPTFDPYADTNRYLLASYVIPYVGLVGYVGTIPNLARGTSRSLVASLLGVEAGQDAVIRTLLYERANQTVRPYNLTVAEFTNRISGLRNKLAACGIKDEGILVPRSLGAENRTNSNILSADPNSLSYARTPREILRIVYGSGSEYKPGGFFPNGGGGDIAKRYLPKA; from the exons ATGGCCGTACGTACTCCTTCTTTCTTCACTGCTCTTATCTTTCTGGTTTCAGTACTGAAACCCAGCCTGGTAGTCAAGGCCATTACTGCTGAAAATCCCGATTGTGGACCAATCGCCGCCAGTGATACTGACCTGATTCAGTTTGCTCTTAATCTTGAGTTCCTCGAAGCAGAGTTTTTCTTGAATGGTGCAATTGGTAGTGGACTTGACAGCATCGCTCCATCCCTGGCTAACGGTGGTCCTCCTCCGATCGGTGCTAGGAAGGCCAATCTCGACCCTCTAGTCGCTAGAATAACCGAGGAGTTCGGTTATCAAGAAGTTGGTCATCTCAG GGCTATAATTACTAGAATAGGAGCGATTCCAAGGCCGCAGCTGGATCTCAGCGTTCAGatttttggaaaattatttgACGATGCAGTCGGTTTCAAATTGATCCCTACATTTGACCCTTACGCTGACACAAACCGCTATCTCTTAGCATCATATGTGATCCCCTATGTAGGATTAGTGGGCTATGTTGGCACCATTCCAAATCTTGCCAGAGGAACTTCTCGAAGT TTGGTTGCTTCGCTTCTGGGCGTGGAGGCAGGACAGGATGCGGTCATAAGAACACTACTTTACGAGAGAGCCAACCAAACTGTGCGACCATACAACCTTACGGTGGCCGAATTCACAAACCGTATCTCAGGGCTTAGGAACAAGCTGGCCGCGTGTGGCATCAAAGACGAAGGCATCCTGGTTCCTCGATCTCTTGGAGCAGAGAATCGTACGAACAGTAACATCCTGTCTGCTGATCCTAATTCTCTTTCATATGCTCGGACGCCACGGGAGATATTAAGGATAGTGTACGGAAGCGGAAGTGAGTATAAACCCGGGGGGTTTTTCCCTAATGGTGGGGGTGGGGACATTGCGAAGAGGTATCTTCCCAAAGCTTAA